In Mangifera indica cultivar Alphonso chromosome 1, CATAS_Mindica_2.1, whole genome shotgun sequence, a single genomic region encodes these proteins:
- the LOC123217474 gene encoding protein PIN-LIKES 5-like isoform X1, with the protein MGFWTLFEVATMPILQVLLISLLGAFMATESCNLLPTEARKFLNKIVFTIFTPSLMFACLAKTVTLQDIISWWFMPINIGLTFLFGGILGWMVVKILRPQPYLEGLIIATCASGNLGNLLLIIVPAICNEEGSPFGNHNVCSSVGLSYASFSMALGGFYIWTYSYQLIRNSSVKFEALQAAEYISKSKVANKAFDATPETELLKGEEDEQIPKLTSVDAESQIVAQESTSHQDKSESSWKKTLEFFHNILEELMAPPTIGAIIGFIFGAITWLRNLIIGDEAPLRVIQDSIKILGDGTIPCIILILGGNLIQGLRSSTLKPLVIISVVCVRYIILPVLGILIVKGASTLGFLPSDPLYHYVLMVQFTLPPAMNIGTMTQLFGVAQEECSVLFLWTYLVAALALTSWSTVYMWLLT; encoded by the exons ATGGGGTTCTGGACACTGTTTGAAGTGGCAACTATGCCAATTCTGCAAGTGCTTTTAATAAGCTTATTGGGAGCTTTCATGGCTACCGAATCCTGCAATCTTCTTCCAACAGAGGCCCGAAAATTCTTGAACAAG ATTGTGTTCACGATATTCACTCCCTCTCTCATGTTCGCATGTTTGGCTAAGACTGTGACACTTCAAGACATAATCTCGTG GTGGTTTATGCCTATTAATATTGGGCTCACTTTTCTGTTTGGAGGCATTCTTGGATGGATGGTTGTCAAGATTCTAAGGCCTCAGCCTTATCTTGAAGGCCTTATCATTGCCACATGTGCATCAG GGAACTTGGGAAATCTTCTCCTTATAATTGTTCCTGCAATCTGTAACGAGGAAGGAAGTCCATTTGGGAACCACAATGTTTGCAGCTCTGTTGGACTTTCTTATGCATCTTTCTCCATGGCG CTTGGTGGTTTCTATATATGGACTTACAGTTACCAACTGATAAGAAACTCATCAGTAAAATTCGAAGCACTTCAAGCTGCTGAATATATATCCAAGTCAAAGGTGGCCAACAAGGCTTTTGATGCCACCCCAGAAACTGAACTTCTcaagggagaagaagatgaacaaaTACCGAAGCTTACCTCTGTAGATGCTGAAAGCCAAATTGTAGCCCAAGAATCAACTAGTCATCAGGATAAATCAGAGTCATCCTGGAAAAAGACACTTGAATTCTTTCACAATATCTTGGAGGAGCTAATGGCACCTCCAACAATTGGTGCA ATCATTGGCTTCATCTTTGGAGCGATCACTTGGCTGAGAAACCTTATAATTGGTGATGAAGCTCCCTTGAGGGTCATCCAAGACTCAATTAAAATACTTGG GGATGGAACAATTCCATGTATCATACTTATACTTGGAGGCAATCTCATTCAAG GTTTAAGATCTTCGACACTAAAGCCATTGGTGATCATAAGTGTAGTTTGTGTTAGATACATTATACTTCCTGTGCTGGGTATATTGATAGTTAAAGGAGCCTCCACTCTTGGTTTCCTTCCATCAGACCCTTTATACCACTATGTGCTTATGGTTCAATTCACTCTACCACCTGCCATGAATATTG GTACAATGACCCAGTTGTTTGGTGTGGCTCAAGAGGAATGTTCAGTCCTCTTTTTATGGACATACTTGGTTGCAGCACTAGCTCTCACATCTTGGTCGACAGTCTACATGTGGCTCTTGACCTAA
- the LOC123217474 gene encoding protein PIN-LIKES 5-like isoform X2, which yields MFACLAKTVTLQDIISWWFMPINIGLTFLFGGILGWMVVKILRPQPYLEGLIIATCASGNLGNLLLIIVPAICNEEGSPFGNHNVCSSVGLSYASFSMALGGFYIWTYSYQLIRNSSVKFEALQAAEYISKSKVANKAFDATPETELLKGEEDEQIPKLTSVDAESQIVAQESTSHQDKSESSWKKTLEFFHNILEELMAPPTIGAIIGFIFGAITWLRNLIIGDEAPLRVIQDSIKILGDGTIPCIILILGGNLIQGLRSSTLKPLVIISVVCVRYIILPVLGILIVKGASTLGFLPSDPLYHYVLMVQFTLPPAMNIGTMTQLFGVAQEECSVLFLWTYLVAALALTSWSTVYMWLLT from the exons ATGTTCGCATGTTTGGCTAAGACTGTGACACTTCAAGACATAATCTCGTG GTGGTTTATGCCTATTAATATTGGGCTCACTTTTCTGTTTGGAGGCATTCTTGGATGGATGGTTGTCAAGATTCTAAGGCCTCAGCCTTATCTTGAAGGCCTTATCATTGCCACATGTGCATCAG GGAACTTGGGAAATCTTCTCCTTATAATTGTTCCTGCAATCTGTAACGAGGAAGGAAGTCCATTTGGGAACCACAATGTTTGCAGCTCTGTTGGACTTTCTTATGCATCTTTCTCCATGGCG CTTGGTGGTTTCTATATATGGACTTACAGTTACCAACTGATAAGAAACTCATCAGTAAAATTCGAAGCACTTCAAGCTGCTGAATATATATCCAAGTCAAAGGTGGCCAACAAGGCTTTTGATGCCACCCCAGAAACTGAACTTCTcaagggagaagaagatgaacaaaTACCGAAGCTTACCTCTGTAGATGCTGAAAGCCAAATTGTAGCCCAAGAATCAACTAGTCATCAGGATAAATCAGAGTCATCCTGGAAAAAGACACTTGAATTCTTTCACAATATCTTGGAGGAGCTAATGGCACCTCCAACAATTGGTGCA ATCATTGGCTTCATCTTTGGAGCGATCACTTGGCTGAGAAACCTTATAATTGGTGATGAAGCTCCCTTGAGGGTCATCCAAGACTCAATTAAAATACTTGG GGATGGAACAATTCCATGTATCATACTTATACTTGGAGGCAATCTCATTCAAG GTTTAAGATCTTCGACACTAAAGCCATTGGTGATCATAAGTGTAGTTTGTGTTAGATACATTATACTTCCTGTGCTGGGTATATTGATAGTTAAAGGAGCCTCCACTCTTGGTTTCCTTCCATCAGACCCTTTATACCACTATGTGCTTATGGTTCAATTCACTCTACCACCTGCCATGAATATTG GTACAATGACCCAGTTGTTTGGTGTGGCTCAAGAGGAATGTTCAGTCCTCTTTTTATGGACATACTTGGTTGCAGCACTAGCTCTCACATCTTGGTCGACAGTCTACATGTGGCTCTTGACCTAA
- the LOC123214057 gene encoding uncharacterized protein LOC123214057 — protein MSGALPSLFLSIETSQPHLVSGASLNPPRKCCLNTTPSDLCGKVLISKHKRTLTVRAVGDDRRQNIASIFVGGFILGGIVVGTLGCIYAPQISEALAGADRKKFMRRLPKFIYDEEKALEKTRKVLTLKIEQLNSAIDDLSAQLHANDTPNGSAVNSDEVEASL, from the exons ATGAGTGGCGCTCTTCCAAGTTTATTTCTTTCAATCGAAACTTCTCAACCCCACCTTGTTTCTG GTGCTTCTTTGAATCCACCTCGTAAATGCTGTTTGAACACTACCCCAAGTGATCTATGCGGGAAAGTGCTAATTTCTAAGCATAAAAGGACTCTTACAGTTAGAGCAGT TGGGGATGATAGAAGACAAAATATTGCAAGTATCTTCGTTGGTGGCTTTATATTGGGAGGAATAGTTGTTGGGACATTAGGCTGTATATATGCTCCCCAG aTAAGTGAGGCACTAGCTGGAGctgatagaaaaaaatttatgagaagGCTTCCAAAATTCATATATGATGAAGAGAAAGCTTTGGAG AAGACCCGCAAAGTACTGACTCTGAAGATTGAGCAGCTGAATTCAGCAATAGATGATCTTTCAGCTCAGTTACATGCAAATGATACCCCAAATGGATCTGCTGTCAACTCAGATGAAGTTGAAGCTTCCTTGTGA